The genomic stretch CGGGAAAGCTGCGTGACCCCAGGACGGCGCTCGTGCCGATCGTCGCGGCCGTGGGCGGCGTGGCCGTCCCCGCGCTGATCTTCACCGCCGTGAACCTGCCCCGCGGCGGTGCGGCGCTCGAGGGGTGGGCGATCCCCGCCGCCACCGATATCGCCTTCGCGGTCGCGGTGATCGCCGTGGTCGGCCGCTTCCTCCCGCCGGCGCTGCGGACGTTCCTGCTCACGCTCGCCGTGGTGGACGACCTCATCGCGATCACGATCATCGCCGTTTTCTATACCGCCGGCATCGACGGGCTGATGCTCGCTCTCGCGCTGGTGCCGCTGGCGGTCTTCGCGGTCTGCGTGCAGCGCGGCGTGCGCGCCTGGTGGGTGCTGATCCCGCTCGGAGTCGCGACTTGGGCGCTCGTGCATGCGTCGGGCATCCACGCGACGGTCGCTGGTGTGCTGCTCGGCTTCACGGTGCCGGTCGTCGCCACGACGCGCGCCCGGGTGCAGGTGGGCGCGGATGCGGAGGGCCGGCCGGTGTACGACGGCCTCGCCGCGCACTTCGCCGACCGCTGGAGCGTGCTGTCGACGGCGGTCGCGGTGCCCGTGTTCGCGTTCTTCTCGGCCGGAGTTACGCTTGGCGGCGTCGCGGGCCTCGTCGACTCGTTCCAGGACTCGATCGCCGTTGGCATCATCGCTGGCCTCGTGCTCGGCAAGCCGCTCGGCATCGCCGGCAGCACGTTCCTCCTGACCCGGTTCCGCGGCATCGGCCTGGACCCGACGCTGCGCTGGATCGACGTCATCGGCATGGCGTTCGTGGCGGGCATCGGATTCACGGTCTCGCTGCTCGTGGGCGAGCTCTCGTTCGGCGCGGGCAGCGAGTCCGACGACCATGTGAAGGTCGGCGTCCTGGCCGGCTCGTTCCTCGCGGCGGTGATCGGAGGCGCGATCCTCGTGGTCCGCAACCGCCACTATCGCCGCCTGGGGGGCTGACGCCGGCGATCCCGCTGCGCCCGGCTCCTACTGGTAGAGGAGCCGCCGCAGCGCGCTATTCGACCGGCAAGCATCCTGCTGGTTCCCACCGCCGCGAGCCGTTCGCCCGCGCGCTACCCTCCCCCAAACACCCGACCCCTGGAGTCCCGATGGCCACCCCCACCGTCCTCTTCGTCTGCATCCACAACGCCGGCCGCTCGCAGATGGCCGCCGGCTACCTCCGCGCGCTCTCCGGCGGCGCCGTCGAGGTCCGCTCCGGTGGCTCCGAGCCCGGCGAGTCGATCAACCCGGTCGCGATCCGGGCGATGGCGGAGGAGGGCATCGACATCTCGCAGGCGGTGCCGCAGCGGATGACGACCGAGCAGGTCCGGGCGTCCGATGTCGTGATCACGATGGGCTGCGGCGACGTCTGCCCGGTCTTTCCGGGCAAGCGCTACGAGGACTGGGACCTCGCTGACCCGCGCGGGAAGGACCTCGACGAGGTACGCCCGATCCGCGACGACATCAAGCGGCGTGTGCAGACGCTTGTCTTGGAGCTGCTGCGAGCCTGAGTCGCGGAGTAGGTTGCGAGGATGAGGTGGCGAGCGGGAGTGGTGGCGGTGCTCGTCCTCGCGCTCGTCGGGTGCACGCCGCAGCCCGGGCCCAGGGCCGCTCCCGCTCCCGGGCCCGAGACCACGACCACGGCCGCCTCCGTCTCCGTCTTCGGGCAGGTGGTCGGCGGCTACGGCGATCTGCACGTCGCCCCCGACGGCTCGATGCTGTTCTGCTACTCCGACGTCGACCCCGGATTCACGGGCCTCTGGCGCGAGTGCCAGGACGGGATCCGCACCGAGGGCGTCGACCCGGCCACCATCGACGCGACGCTCGGGGAGACGGCGACCGCCGACCCGGGCGGGCACCGCTGGGTCGGCGCCGCAGCCGGCACACGCACGACGGAGGAGGGCACGACCGTTTCCACGGTGTTCCTCGCGGGGACGAGGACCGAGGACACCTTCACCGTGACGGCGGTCGGCGAGGGCTCCTACCGGGTGCCATCCGAATACCAGGAGCTGCAGCCGGGCGTGCCGGGCGGGTTCCTGGTGCGGCTCGAGCCGATCGGCGCGCCCTCGCCGACGGGCTAGCCCCCGCAGGTCCCCGCCGACCCGCAGCCTCGACCGGACCGCCTACAGCGGGCGCGGTCGGTACCGCTCGATCAGCGCGTCGAACAGTCCGTTCATCCGCTCGTCGACGACCTGCCGCGCCGGGTCCGCGTCGTACCACTCCACGATCTCGCGGGCGCCGTCGCTGAAGCGCACCGAGGGGGAGTAGGCCGGGACGAGCGCGCGGATCTTCGCGGTGTCGAAGACCATCGAGTGCGCCTTGTCGCCGATGATGCCGGCGCCGAGTTCGGGGTCGGCCGCGGCGATCGCGTCGGAGGCGACGTGCACGAGACGCGGCTCGACTCCGGCCGCGGCGGCGAGGCAGCGGTGGATCTCGTCCCAGGTCGGCGTGTCGTCGCCGGTGATGTGGAACGCCCCGCCGATCGCCGCGGAGGCGCCGAGGAGCCCGACGAGGCCGACCGCCACGTCGTCGGCGTGCGTGAGCGTCCACAGCGAGGTGCCGTCACCCAGGACCACCACCTCCTGACCGCGGCGCATCCGGTCGATGACCGTCCAGCCTCCGTCGACGGGCAGCGCGGTGCGGTCGTAGGTGTGCGAGGGGCGGACGATCGTGACCGGGAAGCCGCTCGCCCGGTACTCGGCGACGAGCAGGTCCTCGCAGGCGATCTTGTCGCGCGAGTACTGCCAGTAGGGGTTGCGCAGCGGAGTCGACTCCGTCACGGGCAGGTGCCGCGGCGGCTTCTGGTACGCCGAGGCCGAGCTAATGAAGACGTACTGGCCGCTCCGGCCGGCGAACAGCTCGATGTCCTGCTGCACATGCTCGGGGATGAAGGCGACGAAGTCGATCACGGCGTCGAAGCTCCGGTCGCCGAGGGCGGCGGTGACGCAGTCGCGGTCGCGGCCGTCGGCCTGCAGCTCGCGGACGCCGTCGGGCAACGGCCGGAGCGACGTCCGGCCCCGGGTCAGCACGGTGACGTCGTGGCCGACCCGCAGTGCCTCGCGGACACAAGCGGCGCTGATGATGCCCGTCCCGCCGATGAACAGCACGCTGAGCGACATGGATCCTCCTCCGGCGACGCCCGCGGTGGACGCTCTGCCGATTCCCGCACATCCCGGCGCCGGGCGGGAGACCCTTGACCGCGCCGGTGCTCGGGCGATGAGCGCTCGACGGGACGCGGCTGCTCGTCCTCCGGCTTCCGGCCGAGCAGCGCCTCCGAGGCGGGCGACCCGCTGTCCGATCGAGCGACCCCAGGCCGTGACGGGCGCGATCAGGCGCCGTCGTGGTGCAGGCGCACCAGAACGCGGCGGAGGTGCATCGCCGCGAGAACATCCGGGCCGAGGGCGCGGGCGGTGGCGGCGGTGCGCTCGTCGATGACCTGCACGAGGTGCCGGACCGCGCGCTGCGCCTCCGATCGCTCGGTGCGCGGCGGGGGAGCCGGGGTCGTCGCGGTCGATCGCGTCGGCGACCGTCCGACAGGGCGCCGCTGAGGTCGCGGGCGTGGACGAGGATCGCGTCGAGCGTCTCGAGGCGGAGGTGGTCGGGCCCGGAGTCGCGGCGGTGCAGCAGCGCGCGGGGGTTGCCCCTGCGGCTCTCGTCCGCCTCCGCGAGCACCGCTCGGACCTCCTCCGCCGTTCGGGCCAGTTCCTCGCCGTTGCGCCCAAGCCTCGTGCTCGGGCGGCCAGGTCTTCTCCAGCGTGGCGCCGAGCCGGGAGCGACGACCACGTTCACCAGCAGCCCCACCGCCATCTGTATGAGGTAGCCGAGGAAGTAGTCCTCGGCGTCGGCCCCGCCGATGATCAGCACGAAGAGGGCCGCCATCGGCACGTACTCGCGGCCCGCGCCGAACCAGCCCGTGCCCGAGCAGGCTCTGCAGCCCGGTACGGATGTCCGCGCGGATCGGGGAGCGCAGCTGGGCGGTGCTCGGTGCGGAACTCCGGATGAATGGCCGTCGCGGCGCGGCCGGTCCGCGTCGTTCCGGCAAGCGTCGGCGATCCATCCTGAGTTATGAACGGATCGGCAGGAGCCAGGGGTGTGGTAGCACCCAGGCATTCGACCTCGCGCTCAACCCGGCGCTGCGCTTATAGCACAGCCGTCAGCGCCCGCATCACGGCAATCGCTAGCTCGACGGCTCCGCATGTGCTCAAGGAGCAGTTCGACCTCGACAGTCGGCACATCAGCGCCAAACGCAACCGGCTCTGCGTCCCTCACCCTCTCCCTGCTCGACGAGCCCACGTCGGGCCTGCACCCCGCGGCAGCCGCACCGCTGCGTACCTCCGGGGGCTCTCGACCGGCACCGATGAGCGGGCGCCTGCGCGTTACCTTTTCGTTACGAAGAAAATCGGCTACACGACCAAACCAGGGACACCCTGGGAATCGGCAGGTCGCGGGTGAAAACTCTCTCCTATGAACCAGACAGTGGCACCCGTGCGCGAGCACCGAGCGCAATATCTCCTGCTCGCCGCGCTCGCGGGCATCGTCACCGGAGGAGTCCTCCTCGCCGTCGCCGAGGTCGTCGCCCTCGCGGTCGCCCGGACGGCGAGCCCCGTGCTCGCGCTCGGCTCCTTCGTCGTCGACATCGTCCCGCGCCCCCTCAAGGAGTTCGCGATCGAGACTTTCGGCGAGAACGACAAGACCTTCCTCCTCGCGAGCATCGGCGCCGCCGTCGTCGTTGCGGCCGCGATCGCCGGTGTGCTCCAGCTGATCCGCCCACCGCTGGGCCAGGTGCTGCTGATCATCGCGGGTGGCCTCTCGATCGCCGCCATCGTCACCCGCGCCGGAGCCGCTCCGCTGTCCGCGGTGCCCACTCTCGTCGGCCTCGTCGTCGCCATCCTTGTCATGCATCTGCTCTTTACTCGCCTGCGCGGCTGGCGTGCAGCACGGGTCTCGGAGGGGAGGGGAACATCCTCCGAGGCCCGTCCGGGAGCGCTTGAGCGCCGCGGCTTCTTCCGCATCGCGCTGATCACCGCCGTCGGCGCGGCCGTCGTCGGCACCGGAGCCCGCCTGGTGAACGTGGCGACCTCCTCGCTCGCCGGCGTCCGCAACGCCCTGCGCTTGCCGTCCCCCCGCAGCTCCGTCTCGGTGCCCGCCAGCGCCGAACTCGACATCGACGGCATCACCCCGCTCTACACGTCGAACGCCGACTTCTACCGTGTCGATACCGCCCTCACCGTCCCCAATCTCGATCCGTCGGCCTGGTCCTTAAAGATCTCCGGGATGGTCGAGCGTGAGATGACGCTGACCCTCCAGCAGATCTTCGATATGGGCCTGGACGAGTACGGCATCACCCTCACCTGCGTCTCGAACCAGGTCGGTGGCAACCTCGTCGGCAATGCGAAGTGGCTGGGCGTCCCGCTCCGCGACGTGCTGAAGATGGCCGGAGTTCAGAGCGGAGCCGACATGCTCCTCTCCACCAGCAGCGACGGCTACACCGCGTCCACCCCGATCAGCGCGGTCACCGACGAGAACCTCGACGCGATCCTCGCCATCGGTATGAACGGCGAGCCCCTTCCGTTCGAGCACGGCTTCCCGGTGCGGATGATCGTGCCCGGCCTCTACGGCTACGTCTCGGCCACCAAGTGGCTCACCGAGCTGAAGGTCACCACCTTCGAGGCCGATCAGGCCTACTGGACCCCGCGCGGCTACTCCGCCGAGGCCCCTATCAAGATGTCCTCGCGGATCGACACCCCGCGGATCGGCGCGCCCGTCGCGTCGGGTGCCACCAAGATCGCCGGTGTCGCCTGGGCGCAGAGCATCGGCATCGAGAAGGTCGAGGTGAGCATCGACAGCGGCGACTGGCAGGAGGCGACGCTCTCGACTCCGGTCAACCTCGACACCTGGGTGCAGTGGTACGTCGACTGGGAGGCCCAGCCCGGCTCGCACTACGTCGCGGTGCGCGCGGTCGACAAGAACGGCCTGGTCCAGATCGAGGACCGCGCACCGGTCGCGCCCGACGGCTCCTCCGGCTGGCAGCGCACGCTCATCAACGTCGCCTGACGCGCGGCGGGCACAGGACGTGGGCTGCTCGTTCTCCAGGATCTCGTCGTGGAACGAACCGCTGTGGACGACCGCGTCGCGACGGCGTCCCTCCTCGACGTAGCCGCCGCGCCACGGTGCTCTCGCGCCACCCGCACCCGCCGCGAGATGCCACTTACGCGCGTTTCCCTCGGCGTGTCGCCTACATAAGTGGCATCTCGCGGGGAGGTAGGGGAGGGGGCGGGCGGGAGGCGGAGGGGGCGGGGGCGGAGAGGGACGGGGGGCGCTGGCCGACCGAGGGTACGACGTGCTCCTCCCCGAATACCGGCGGGTCGGCGACGCGGGCGGAGGCTGACCGGCTACCGGCGACGACATCCTGGCTCTGATCGCTGCGCTGTCGACCCTGCTCCCCGGCGCCGGAGTGGCGACCTCGTCGGCCACTCCGCAGGCGGGCATCTCGCCGTCTGGTCACAGGCCACCCCTCCGTTCGCCGCACATCGCCGCCGTCACGGCGTGCGCCTGCGCGAACTCGCGGGCACCAACCACCTCGACCTCGTCGATCCGACATGGCCTGCCTTCGCCGCACTGCTCGCCGCGCTCGCCCGCTGACGCCGGGCGAGGGGAGCACGCGCTACAGGACCGGCGGGTAGAGGAAGAGCGGCACCTGCGCCGTGGGGAAGGTGCGGGTGACGTAGCTGTGCTTGCCGCCGTAGTTGTACTCCTCGAGGAGCACGGTGCCGTCCTCGTTGACCTTCTGCACGTAGGAGACGTGGTTGTAGGTCCACCACGCGACGCAGCCGACGATGGGGACGCTGCTGGTCGCCCAGCCCTTCGCGGCCCAGTTGTCGGGCCACTCGTAGGCGCTGCCGCCGAGAGGCGTGATGGTGCCCCAGGTGTACTTCCACGGCGCGGAGGTGCGGCCGGCGTCGCGGTTCAGGCGCCAGGCGACGAAGTCGACGCACTCGCGGTAGTAGTAGCCCAGCGGCGAGAGCCCGCCGCCGTTGTCGTCGATGGTCTCGTGGGGCCAGGGGTAGTCGTCGCCGACCGCGCGCGTCTGCACGGTCGCGAACTCGCCGCCGTTGGAGCCGGAGAGCACGGCCGCCTGGCGGCTGGCTTCGTCGAGCTGCGTCTGGGTCGGAGCGGCGAAAGCGTCGCGGACGGCGGTCTGGCCGCTCGCGTCGGAGGAGACGGTCAGATTCTGCAGGCCGACCCGGTCCACGGCGGCGCGGCCGGTCGCGGTGCTGCGGGCGCCATACGCGGGGATCGCAGCGGTGGCGAAGAGGCCGCCGACCACCGAGAAGGTACCGAAGGCGAGGGCGCGGCGACTGAGGCCGCGGGTCCGGGCCGGTTCGGCAGCGCGGGGTGTAACGGAGCGCGAGGCGGAGCGGCGGGGCGCGGCGAGGCTCGAATGGTAAGCGGGGGAGGCGACGGCGGGCACGTCGACCGAGACGGTCGGAGCGGTCGTGACGGCGGCTGCATCGGAAGCGACGGCGGGCGCAGTGTCGTGAGGCGCAGCGACGGCGGGCGCAGTGTCGTGAGGCGCAGCAGTGGTGGCCGCCGCCGCATTAGCCGCCGCCACCGCGCGACGCTCGGCCTCGCGGGCCTCTCGTCGCGTCCGGGGCACACTCGTCCGGGTGCCGGCACTCTCCTCAGGGGTGGGAATGCCTGGCTTCGACACGCGTGCGTTCTCCTCGGTGACAGTTCTGACAATTGTGGCGGTGGTGACCGGGTGCCTGAACGGCATCCGGCGAGGAGCCACTCTAGCCCGAGGCCCGCACATCACGGAACGATCACGGCGGATCAGGAGGGATGTTTCGGCTCCGCGCGCCCCTGCGGTGCCAGGATGGGGCGCAACCGGTGAAGGAGCTTCTCATGACCGCACCCACGCCCAGCGAACCCACCCCCAGCGCCGCCGCGCCGACCGGGCCCGTCCTCGTCGGCGTCGTCGACGGCCAGCGCCCCGAGGTCCTGCGCACCGCCGAGCGCGTCGCCGCCGATGCCGGAGCCGCGCTGCTGCTCCTGTCCGTCTCGGCGGATCCCTACCTCGTCGGCGAGTACGTCGATCCAATGACCGGTGGCATCCCGATCGGCTTCGTCGGGGCTGCCGTCGATCGAGGCGACGCTCCGACCCTCCCGCCCGGCCTGCGTGAGACGGTCGAGCGCCAGCTCGACGGCAGTCCTGTGGCGTGGTCGCTGCGGGCAGCCCGCGGAGAGCCGGCCCTGGCCCTCGCCGAGGTCGCCGACGAGGTCGATGCGCGGATGATCGTGGTCGGCACCCGCGATGCGGGCGTGCTCGCGAGCATCGCGGAATTCCTCAGTGGCAGTGTCGCCGCCCACCTCGCCCACCGTCAGCGCCGTCCCGTCCTCGTCGTCCCGCGCGCCGACCGCGACACCTCGCGTCCCGCGCCCTGGGACCTCGCGGAGTGACGCGACCCCTCCACCTGCGGCCCGCTGAGATCCTCCTGGTCGCCGCGGGCGGAACGGTCGGTACCGCGGCTCGCGCGGCGATCGGCGCCGCGCTGCCCCCGTGGGGGGTTGTGCCGATCGCGACGCTCGTCGTCAACCTGCCCGGCGCGTTCCTCCTGGGCCTGCTGCTGGAGGCGCTGGCGCTGCGCGGATCGGACGACGGGAGCCGCCGCACTCTGCGCCTCCTGCTCGGCACCGGTGTGCTCGGCGGCTTCACCACCTACAGCACCTTCTCGCTCGACTCGGTCGCGCTGCTGCAGGGTGAGCACGGTGTCGAGTACCTCGCGTACACCGGTGGCTCGCTCGTGGTGGGCGTGCTCGCCGCCGCACTGGGCATCGCGGTCGCAGGGAGCCGGAGGCGAGCGGGGTGACGTTGGGTCTGCTGCTCGCGGTCGCTCTCGCGGGCGGAGTCGGCGCCGCGGCGCGGGTGGTGGTCGACTCGATCGCTCGTTCGCTCGTGCCCGCGCGCTGGCCGGTTGGCACCGCGCTGATTAATGTCAGCGGGTCGCTGCTGCTCGGGGTGGTCACCGGGCTCGTACTGGCCGGGGTCCTCGACCCGGTCTGGCGGGCCGTGCTCGGGACGGGCGTGCTCGGCGGCTTCACCACGTTCAGCACGGCGAGCGTCGAGACCGCGCGGCTGCTGCTCGAGCGGCGCTGGGCGGCCGGGCTGGGCTACGGGATCGGCACGGCAGCGCTCGCCATCGCTGCGGCGGCCGCGGGGCTCGCGCTGACGGGCGCTCGATTCTCCTGAGTCGGGCCCACTCCGCCGCGTGACCCGGCCCGTGCGCCCGCCTCGTGCACCCGGCCCCGTCACTCCTGAATCCCCCGCTCGCGGGCCAGAGGCCGTCCCGCTCCGCGGGTCGCAGGGGATCCGCGGGCGAAACCCCCCTCTTCGAGGTACGCCCCGACCTCCGTGGTGTGGGTGAAGATGGGCGAATGACATCCGTGGGGGGCGTTTCGGAGCTGAGGCTGGCCGTCGTCGACGACCAGCCGCTCTACCGCCACATGCTGACCTCGCTGTTGCGCTCCAACCCGAGCGTGCAGAGCGTCGTGGAGGCCTGCTCCGCCGCGCAGGCGCGGTCGGTGCTGCGACCAGCAGAGCTCGACGTCGCGATCCTCGACATCGAGCTGGGCGACGGAGATGGCATCGACCTCGGACGCCGGCTCCGGACCACCGCGCCCGAGCTGGGCATCGTCCTGCTCTCGGCGGTCGATGCGATGCACCGCTTCCTCCGCCTCGACCGCGCAGAGGCGCGCGGCTGGAGCTACCTCTCGAAAAGCTCCTCCCTCTCGGCGCCCGCGCTGCTCAGCTCCGTGCGCGCGACCGCGGACGGCCGCACCGTGCTCGATCCTGCGCTGGTCGCCGCCCGGTCCGCCCGCCGCGACTCCCCGGTCGCCGCCCTCAGCCCGCGCCAGTACGAGGTGCTCGCGGGTCTCGCCTCCGGCCTGACCAACGCCGCGATCGGCGAGCGCCTGGGCATCGCGGTCCGCTCGGTCGACAACCACGTCAACGCCGTCTACTCCGCCCTCGGCGTCCGCTCCGACGGTGAGCGGAACCCGCGGGTCGACGCGACCCTCCAGTTCCTCGAGCACACCGGATGAACGTCGAGCCGGGCGACGTGCGCGAGGACAACCGGATCGTCCTCGGCGCGATGGCCCTCCTCGGCGGGGTCCTCTCGCTGCTCGCCGCGCTTCAGGCCGTCTTCGCGCTCGGCATCCTGTCGCAGACACTCCGGGGCGTCGATGCCGGCCCGCTGCTCGACGTCACGACGCGGGTGCTGGTCAACGTCTCGACGATCGCGCTCGCGATCGCACTGGTCGCGCTGCTGCGTCCGGAGCGCTTCTCTGGTGGCAACCGGGTCACCCGGACAGCACTGATCGCGGTGGGCGTGGGAGTCGTGCGCTGCACTCTCCAGGTGCTCACGGGTATCTACCCGATCGCCGCCCTTCTCGCGATCGTGATCGAGCTGGTGGTGGGATCCGTGGTGATCGCGTTGATCTGCGGCTACGGCTACCTGCTGGTGAGAGCCGCGCGGCGGGTGCGCGAGAAGGAGCGGGAGCACGCCCACGCCCGCGTGCAGGCGGTCGAGGCGGTACAGGCGCTCCAGCGCGAGGAGCTGCGGGTGCGGCGCGACGTGGCGCAGAGCCTGCACGGCCGGCTGCAGAACGGCCTCGTGGTGCTGGCCGCCGAACTGCACGCGGTCGCGAGCGCGGCGGATCCGGACGTCTCGGCCCGCCTGCTCGCGATCGCCGCCCGCCTTGATCGCTTGCGCGAGGAGGAGGTGCGCAGCGTGGGACACGCCCTCTACCCGGTCGAGATCGACCACGGCCTGGTCGCCGCCGTGCGCGACCTCCTCGCCCGCCTCCCGCCGGAGATCGCCGTCGACCTCGACCTCGGCCGGATCTCGGAGCCCGCCGCCGAGGGCCGCGAGCCGCCGCTGGATCAGCGGTTGCTGCTCGTCCGGCTCCTGGAGGAGGGCCTCACCAATGCGCTGAAGCACGGCGGCGCCTCGTCGCTGCGGGTCCGGGGTGCGCTGCAGGCGGGCGTGGTGGTGCTCACCCTTGACGACGACGGGAGCGGGGTCGCTGCGGGCGCGACGCGCTCGGGACTGACCCGGCTGGACGGGCAGCTCGCGGTCTACGGAGGCTCGCTGACGCTCTCGGACTCGCCGGTGCTCGCGGGTGCGCGGCTGCGAGTGCGACTCCCGATCTGCGACGGGGCGTCGGTGAAGACCGACGCTCAGGCCGGGTAGATCAGCAGCGACTGCGCAGCGACGTGGAAGCGGGCCTCTCGGCCCGGGGCGAGGTCGAGCCTCGCCGCGTGGGCCGGGGCGATGTCGGCGCCGAGGAGCGCACTGCGCACCCGCACCGCGTCGCCGTGCTGCTCCACGTCGGTGATCACGGCGCGCACGCCTCCCGCGCCGCCGCCATTGCCCTCGCTCCCCTCGCTCCCCTCGCTCCCCTCGCTCCCCTCGCGCCCCTCGCTCACCTCGGTGACCGAGACGGCGGAGGGGCGGACCGCCGCGAGCACCGCGGCACCGACCGCGACCGGCTCGGCCGCGACTCCGGCGAGCTCGTACCCGTCGTGGGTGCGCAGTCCCGCCGCCGTGCGGACGCCCGCGAGCAGGTCGAGCCCGGAGAGCTGCGCGGTGAACGCCGTGCGCGGGCGGGTGAGGACCCGGCTGGTCGGCCCCTCCTCGACTACCCGGCCGCCGTGCAGGACCAGCACCCGGTCGGCGAGCGTCCAGGCGTCGAGCACGTCGTGGGTGACCACGATCGCCGAGCGCTCGGCGAGCACCTCGCGCAGCATCCGCCGGAGCACCGGAGCGACCCGGGTGTCGACCGCGGCCAGTGGCTCGTCGAGGAGCAGGAGGCGCGGGTCGGTCGCGAGCGCCCGGGCGAGGGCCACCCGCTGCGCCTGCCCGCCGGAGAGGCTCGCCGGGCGCCGATCGGCCAGGTCGGCCACCCCTGCGGCGGCCAGCTCGCGCTCGGCCCGCGCGCGCGACTCCGCCCGCCCTGCCCCTGCACTGCGCGGCCCGAACGCCGCGTTCTCGCGCACGCTGAGGTGCGGGAACAGCAACGGATCCTGCGCGAGCAGGGCGACAGGGCGGCGGTGCGGAGGCGTCCAGCGGCGGTCGTCGAAGAGCACCGCCGCTCCCACACTCGCCCGGCCGGCATCGGCGTGGACGAGGCCGGCGATCAGCTCGAGCACAGTCGACTTGCCCGCGCCGTTGGGGCCGAGCAGTGCGAGAGTCTCGCCCTCGGCTACGTCGATCCGCACGTCGATCCCGCGTGCCGCGAGCCGCGCCTCCAACCGCAGGCTCACCGCGGCACCCCCCGGGCCGAGCGGCCGTGCGCGAGCCCGATCACGAGCACGGCGACCACCACCAGCACCAGCGCCAGGGCGACCGCTGCGTCCGGGTCGCTCTCGCGTTGCAGGTAGATCTCGAGCGGGAGGGTGCGCGTCGTGCCCTCGAGGCTGCCCGCGAAGGTCAGCGTCGCGCCGAACTCGCCCAGCGCCCGGGCGAACGAGAGGATAGCGCCCGAGGCCAGTCCCGGCAGGATCAGCGGCAGCGTGATCCGCCGCAGCACCGTCGCAGGGGAGGCGCCCAGCGTCGCGGCGACCGCCTCGTACCGGGCGCCGGCGCTGCGCAGCGCCCCCTCTAGCGTCAGCACCAGGAAAGGCAGCGCCACGAAGGTCTGCGCGAGCACTACGGCCGTCGTCGAGAACGCGATGCGGATGCCGGCCGCCTCCAGCGCACCCCCGAGCAGGCCCGTCCTGCCGAAGGTGTACAGCAGCGCCAGCCCGCCGACGACCGGCGGTAGTACCAGCGGCAGCAGCACCAGCGAGCGGAGGAGGCGCTGCCCGGGAAAGGCGGTGCGCGCGAGCACCAGGGCCATCGGCGTCCCGAGCAGCAGGCACAGGAGGGTCGCGGCGGCGGAGGTGCGCAGGCTCAGCAGGAGCGCGGCGACGGAGGAGTCGGAGCTGATCAGCGGGACGAACTGCGGCCAGTCGACCCGGGTGAGGATCGCGACGAGCGGCAGCACCACGAGCAGGGCGCCGAGCGCGGCGACCGCCACGACCCAGCGCGGCAGACCGGAGCCGGTGCGCATCAGCCCCGCGCGAGCGGCGTCTCGACGATCACCGTCGTCGCCTTGACCACCGCGACCGCGGGCGATCCACGCTCGAGCCCGAGCTCGCGCACCGCTTCGCTGCTCATCAGCGAGACCACCCGGTGCGGCCCGCACTGCAGCTCGACCTGCGCCATCACCGTGTCCATCACGATGTCGGTGACGATCCCGACGAAGCGGTTGCGGGCCGAGCGCGCGATCGGCGACGGATCCTCCGGCAGTACCGCGTTGGCGCGGGCGAGCCGTGCGACCTCGAGCCCATCGACGACCCGCCGCCCGGACGTGTCCTTCGCGCTCGCGAGCGTCCCGTTCTCGATCCAGCGCCGCAGCGTGTCGTCGCTCACCCCCAGCGCGGCGGCGGCATCCCTCACCCGAATCTGCGGCA from Rathayibacter rathayi encodes the following:
- a CDS encoding fluoride efflux transporter FluC, which translates into the protein MTRPLHLRPAEILLVAAGGTVGTAARAAIGAALPPWGVVPIATLVVNLPGAFLLGLLLEALALRGSDDGSRRTLRLLLGTGVLGGFTTYSTFSLDSVALLQGEHGVEYLAYTGGSLVVGVLAAALGIAVAGSRRRAG
- a CDS encoding molybdopterin-dependent oxidoreductase translates to MNQTVAPVREHRAQYLLLAALAGIVTGGVLLAVAEVVALAVARTASPVLALGSFVVDIVPRPLKEFAIETFGENDKTFLLASIGAAVVVAAAIAGVLQLIRPPLGQVLLIIAGGLSIAAIVTRAGAAPLSAVPTLVGLVVAILVMHLLFTRLRGWRAARVSEGRGTSSEARPGALERRGFFRIALITAVGAAVVGTGARLVNVATSSLAGVRNALRLPSPRSSVSVPASAELDIDGITPLYTSNADFYRVDTALTVPNLDPSAWSLKISGMVEREMTLTLQQIFDMGLDEYGITLTCVSNQVGGNLVGNAKWLGVPLRDVLKMAGVQSGADMLLSTSSDGYTASTPISAVTDENLDAILAIGMNGEPLPFEHGFPVRMIVPGLYGYVSATKWLTELKVTTFEADQAYWTPRGYSAEAPIKMSSRIDTPRIGAPVASGATKIAGVAWAQSIGIEKVEVSIDSGDWQEATLSTPVNLDTWVQWYVDWEAQPGSHYVAVRAVDKNGLVQIEDRAPVAPDGSSGWQRTLINVA
- a CDS encoding CHAP domain-containing protein, with translation MAAANAAAATTAAPHDTAPAVAAPHDTAPAVASDAAAVTTAPTVSVDVPAVASPAYHSSLAAPRRSASRSVTPRAAEPARTRGLSRRALAFGTFSVVGGLFATAAIPAYGARSTATGRAAVDRVGLQNLTVSSDASGQTAVRDAFAAPTQTQLDEASRQAAVLSGSNGGEFATVQTRAVGDDYPWPHETIDDNGGGLSPLGYYYRECVDFVAWRLNRDAGRTSAPWKYTWGTITPLGGSAYEWPDNWAAKGWATSSVPIVGCVAWWTYNHVSYVQKVNEDGTVLLEEYNYGGKHSYVTRTFPTAQVPLFLYPPVL
- a CDS encoding arsenate reductase ArsC gives rise to the protein MATPTVLFVCIHNAGRSQMAAGYLRALSGGAVEVRSGGSEPGESINPVAIRAMAEEGIDISQAVPQRMTTEQVRASDVVITMGCGDVCPVFPGKRYEDWDLADPRGKDLDEVRPIRDDIKRRVQTLVLELLRA
- a CDS encoding universal stress protein, with amino-acid sequence MTAPTPSEPTPSAAAPTGPVLVGVVDGQRPEVLRTAERVAADAGAALLLLSVSADPYLVGEYVDPMTGGIPIGFVGAAVDRGDAPTLPPGLRETVERQLDGSPVAWSLRAARGEPALALAEVADEVDARMIVVGTRDAGVLASIAEFLSGSVAAHLAHRQRRPVLVVPRADRDTSRPAPWDLAE
- the nhaA gene encoding Na+/H+ antiporter NhaA, which translates into the protein MPHQSLPADQAPHSIWRGLRQTLQKDTVGGAFLLTATLLALIVANSPASALYTAVRDVRFGPEALHLELSVGSWAADGLLAIFFFVVGLELKEEFVAGKLRDPRTALVPIVAAVGGVAVPALIFTAVNLPRGGAALEGWAIPAATDIAFAVAVIAVVGRFLPPALRTFLLTLAVVDDLIAITIIAVFYTAGIDGLMLALALVPLAVFAVCVQRGVRAWWVLIPLGVATWALVHASGIHATVAGVLLGFTVPVVATTRARVQVGADAEGRPVYDGLAAHFADRWSVLSTAVAVPVFAFFSAGVTLGGVAGLVDSFQDSIAVGIIAGLVLGKPLGIAGSTFLLTRFRGIGLDPTLRWIDVIGMAFVAGIGFTVSLLVGELSFGAGSESDDHVKVGVLAGSFLAAVIGGAILVVRNRHYRRLGG
- a CDS encoding SDR family oxidoreductase; the protein is MSLSVLFIGGTGIISAACVREALRVGHDVTVLTRGRTSLRPLPDGVRELQADGRDRDCVTAALGDRSFDAVIDFVAFIPEHVQQDIELFAGRSGQYVFISSASAYQKPPRHLPVTESTPLRNPYWQYSRDKIACEDLLVAEYRASGFPVTIVRPSHTYDRTALPVDGGWTVIDRMRRGQEVVVLGDGTSLWTLTHADDVAVGLVGLLGASAAIGGAFHITGDDTPTWDEIHRCLAAAAGVEPRLVHVASDAIAAADPELGAGIIGDKAHSMVFDTAKIRALVPAYSPSVRFSDGAREIVEWYDADPARQVVDERMNGLFDALIERYRPRPL